A region of the Nocardia nova SH22a genome:
GCTCCGAGGACACCCCCCGAGTCAGCAGCAGCATCGAATTCGAATGGCTGAACGGCGATTTTCTGCGCGCGGCCGACGAACTGACCGGCTTCGACGCCGTGATCACCAACCCGCCCTACGTCCGCACCCAGCAACTCGGTGGGGAGACCGCGCGGATGCTGAGTCTGCGGTTCGGCCTGTCCGGCCGGATCGACCTGACCCATCCCTTCGTGGCCACCGTCCCGCGGCTGCTCCGGCCCGGCGGAGTGCTCGGATTACTGTGTGCCAACCGGTTTCTCAGTACCAAGGCCGGTGCGAATCTGCGGGCGCTGCTGTTCGCCGAACTGCCTCCGGTGGAACTCTACGATCTCGGCGACACCCGGCTGTTCGACGCGGCGGTCCTGCCCGCCGTGACCATCGCGGTGCGGGGCGGCACGCGACGACCCTGCCGTTTCGTGACCACCTACGAGACCGGACTCGAACCGACGACCCGTGCCGATCTGTTCGATGCATTGCTGGATCGCGAGGCGTCGGTGGTGGAGCACGCCGGACGCCGCATCGCGGTCGAGATCGGCACCCTGCGCACCGGTGCGGCGGCGAAAGCCGAAGCGGGCCCGGGACACCAGGACGGCCGTCGTGCGAACGGATCCGGAAGTGAGTCCCGGCCAATCGGATTCACCGCCTTCGATCCGGCGGTGCCCTGGCAGCTGTCGCGGCCGGACACCGATGCCTGGCTGCGCCGGATCGGCGCGGGCACCTGGCGCACCTTCGGTCAGGTCGCGCCGATCCGGGTGGGTATCAAGACGACCGCCGACCGGGTGTTCATCTCCGACCACTGGGCCGATCTGGCACACCCGCCGGAAGCCGAACTACTGCGGATCCTGCTGACCCACAACGATATCGAGCCCTGGCGGATCGAACGGTCGCACGACACCCGGGTGCTGTATCCCTACGATCTGTCGCGCAACTGCCGGATTCCGGTGGATCTCGGCGAATTCCCCTGTGCCCGCGCCTATCTCGAGCGCCACCGGAAAACGCTGTCGGCCCGGGACTATCTCGTCGGCAGCGGGCGGGAGTGGTTCGAGATCTGGGTGCCGCAGCGTCCCCGGCTGTGGCATCCGCCAAAGGTGGTGTTCCCGGACATCAGCGTCGCGCCGCGGTTCGCTCTCGACCGCAGCGGTGCCGTGGTCAACGGCGACTGCTACTGGATCTCGACGGCCGATATCGGCGCCGCGCACCTCGCGTATCTGCTGATGGGAGTGGCGAATTCGAGCCTCGGACCGAATTTCTACGACGCCGTCTGCGGTAACCGCCTCTACGCCGGGCGCCGCCGCTGGATCACCCAGTACGTGACGCGGCTGCCCGTTCCGGATCCGGACACCGCGGCGGCCCGTGCCCTCGTCGCGCTGGCCCGCACGGCGGCCGAGGACGGGATCGAACCCGATCCCGCCGGGCTCGACGAGTGCGTGGCCGCGGCGTTCGGAATCCACGGCGGCAGTGCCGGATTGCGGCCCGGATGAGTCCGGATCAGGAGGAGTGACCGCCGACCATCGGCAGCAGGGTGCGCTTGGCGAAGGCGCGCGCGGCCTGCGCGTCGGCCAGCGGGATGAGGCCGTCCGGAGTCAGCGCTAGTGATTGCGCGAGCCGGGCCATGATCTCGGCGACCAGATCGGCGTCGAAATCCGAATCCGCGTCGGTGTGGCGCAATCCGCGTAATTTGTCGGCCAGATACACCCGGCCCACTTCGAGAATCGGCCCCGCGTCGGTGGTCAGGCGCGGCAGGATGAGCTCCGGCTCGGTGCGCAGCAATCGTTGCAGCAGTTCGTTGTGCGCGAGGGCGGTGATGAAGACGACGAAGATCTCCACCAGTTGATCCTCGTTGTCGGCGATACTGCTGACACGCTGTTCGATATCGGCGACGAACCGCTGCGCCTCGCGCACGCTGACCGCCTCGACCAGATCGTTCTTCGACTCGAAGCGCCGATACAGGGTCGCGGGGCTGATACCGGCACGGCGCGCGATCTCGCCCATGCTGGTGCGCTTGATCCCGAAGTCCAGGAATGCCGACAGCGCGCTCTCGAGCAGTTGTTCACCGTCGGAACGGGGCTTTTCGAGGATGCGGGCCAGTATGGATGGAACAGGGGGCATGACGATCATTATCTCATCGCGCCCACCGCCCCGGACCCGCGCGCCGTCGCCGACGGTCACCGCAAGTTCAACGCGGTCATTTCCTGTTCGATCGCATTAGCCGCGAAATCACTTCCATTGCAACGTAACTCGTGGACACGGCGCTGCAGCGCCTCGATGCCACCGGGTTGGGCCGCGATATCGGCCACACTGATCCGCCCCTTGGGTCGGTGCATACCGGAATGCTCGTACGACACCGTATTACCTCCTGCATACCCACTGCGCAGCCCGCCGACGGTGGCGTTTGTTCACTGCCGCGAACCGCGAACATGCTGGGACGATGCTACCAAGAGATCAACCTGGACGCCTGACCAGTGTGGCTCGTCTCACAGCTGTTGTCCGCTGTCGCGGTGAGTGCTCATATTGTGCAGATAGACCGCCGCATTCAGCTTGATGCGCTCGAGTTCGGCCTCGCCCAGTTCCCGGCGCACCTTGCCCGGAACGCCCGCGACCAGCGAGCCCGGCGGGATCTGCGCGTTCTCGGGAATCAGGGCGTTGGCGGCGATGAGACTGCCCGCGCCGATCACCGCGCCGTTGAGCACGGTCGCGCCCATGCCGACGAGCACATCGTCGCCGATCGTGCAGCCGTGCAGGATCGCGTTGTGGCCCACCGAGACTCCGCTGCCCACGCGCAGGACGAAACCGGGATCGGCGTGCAGGACGCATCCGTCCTGGATATTCGTGCCGGCGCCGACGACGATGTCCTCGAGATCGCCCCGGATCACCGCGCCGTACCAGACGCTGACCTCCGCCTCGAGCCGCACCCGGCCGATCACCGTGGCCGTCGGCGCCACCCACGCGGTGTCGTCGATCTGCGGCTCGTGCTCACCCAGCTTGATCATCATGGCCGCCAACATAGCTGGCCCGGAACCGCCCGTGCTGTCCGGTCCGGTTGCCGATTGATTGCCATTCTGTGACTCGCCGCCGCGTCGGCCTGGCACCGCCCCGGATTCCGGGCCACGATGGCGGTATGAGAATCGGGGTTGTGCGGGAGATCAAACCGCAGGAGAGCCGGGTCGCCCTCGCACCCGCCGGTGCCGGTGAACTCGGCAGGCACGGGCATCGGGTCCTGGTCGAGGCCGGCGCCGGGCTCGGATCCGGTTTCAGCGATGCCGACTATCTGGCCGCCGGAGCGCGCGTCGCCCGCACGGCCGAGGCGGTGTGGGCCGACGCCGAGCTGATCCTGAAGGTGAAAGA
Encoded here:
- a CDS encoding TetR/AcrR family transcriptional regulator, which produces MPPVPSILARILEKPRSDGEQLLESALSAFLDFGIKRTSMGEIARRAGISPATLYRRFESKNDLVEAVSVREAQRFVADIEQRVSSIADNEDQLVEIFVVFITALAHNELLQRLLRTEPELILPRLTTDAGPILEVGRVYLADKLRGLRHTDADSDFDADLVAEIMARLAQSLALTPDGLIPLADAQAARAFAKRTLLPMVGGHSS
- a CDS encoding Eco57I restriction-modification methylase domain-containing protein — translated: MRGRGGYPAQDRRAGRTPGGDGSRKRHGRHYTPVRLAEFLADRTLAHLRPGERLSILDPACGDGELLLAVARIAAQRFPGTSLRLAGYDLDADAVRVARQRSAGIAGGLAAIGHDPTIGHEATFGRDVLLGHDSAIGRGTALGDDVAIGHDSAIGRGTALGDDVAIGHDPAIGHDTVIGHDVPFGQDTVIGHEVAIGQEAAIGRGGEELARSEDTPRVSSSIEFEWLNGDFLRAADELTGFDAVITNPPYVRTQQLGGETARMLSLRFGLSGRIDLTHPFVATVPRLLRPGGVLGLLCANRFLSTKAGANLRALLFAELPPVELYDLGDTRLFDAAVLPAVTIAVRGGTRRPCRFVTTYETGLEPTTRADLFDALLDREASVVEHAGRRIAVEIGTLRTGAAAKAEAGPGHQDGRRANGSGSESRPIGFTAFDPAVPWQLSRPDTDAWLRRIGAGTWRTFGQVAPIRVGIKTTADRVFISDHWADLAHPPEAELLRILLTHNDIEPWRIERSHDTRVLYPYDLSRNCRIPVDLGEFPCARAYLERHRKTLSARDYLVGSGREWFEIWVPQRPRLWHPPKVVFPDISVAPRFALDRSGAVVNGDCYWISTADIGAAHLAYLLMGVANSSLGPNFYDAVCGNRLYAGRRRWITQYVTRLPVPDPDTAAARALVALARTAAEDGIEPDPAGLDECVAAAFGIHGGSAGLRPG
- a CDS encoding gamma carbonic anhydrase family protein, with protein sequence MMIKLGEHEPQIDDTAWVAPTATVIGRVRLEAEVSVWYGAVIRGDLEDIVVGAGTNIQDGCVLHADPGFVLRVGSGVSVGHNAILHGCTIGDDVLVGMGATVLNGAVIGAGSLIAANALIPENAQIPPGSLVAGVPGKVRRELGEAELERIKLNAAVYLHNMSTHRDSGQQL